The region ACCGTTGATTGAATTCTATCCTACGCCGGAGCCGATCTCCGTTCGACCGGCAGATTACCTGGAATTTAACTCGCGGGTGACTTTTCTCATCCAGATTGGCGAACCTTCCCAAGAGGAATGATGCGTCGAATCATACTCATAGTATTTGGAGGAGTGTTGTTTCCGGTCTTGCTGGCGGGGCAGGCACGTCAAAACGCCGTAGTGACCAGCCTGGCAGGCACGTACACGACGCATAGCCGGGGAGTGGATGCCGTGGGATGGAATCCGGCAAATCTGGGGTTCCCTGAAGAGCGTCCCTTTTCCTGGTCACTGGTAAATATTAACGGCGCCGCCCATAACAACGCCTTCTCCATAGCACAATACAACAGATTCAGTGGTGCGAATCTGGAAAACGAGAATCGTAAAACAGATTTGCTGGAATCTATTTCCAGCGATGGATGGCGCTGGACAATGGATATGCATACCTCCGTCCCGGGGATCTCTTTCTCAGTAACGAACTGGGCATTTACCTCCGATCTAATCGTACTCAACGACATCAGCATCCCCAAAGATCTCTTTAAATTTCTCTTCACCGGGAATACGGAGAACGATTCCCTGGTATTCGATTTTTCACAGGAAACGCTGGCCCTGGGGATGCATTCTTTCTCGTTCGGGATGCCGTTTCAGGCGTTTTCTCTGGGAATTTCGTTAAAATATCTGAATGGTCTGTATTATAGCGGAATGACTTATCAGGAGGGGGCTTTGTATACCACTCCGGAGGCAATTACCGGAGTGATGCATTATCAGGAGCAGGAGGCCGTTGGTGGTAATGGTGTTGCTGTGGATATTGGGGTAACAACGCGGGAGCGGGAGGACTGGCAGTTCGGCATGGCGATTAATAACCTCGGTGGCAAGATGAAGTGGGGAAAAGCGACACCGACCGCCCGATTTGTTTCAGGAACGCTGAGTCAATTGCTCCCCATCGACGAGATCGCCCGGACCACCAATCATTTTTATGGACTGGATAGTCTGAACGGTGAATCGCTTTATCGGAAAGATATGAGTGACCTGGTGATTGATAGTGTCTCTGTCATGGAAGGCACCGAACAGTTCACCGTAAAATATCCGACAATGTTTCGCTTCGGCGGCTCGTATGCCCTTCCGGACTATTACCTGAAAGTGATGATGGATTTCCGCACAGGGTTCGAAGATCGATTCTTTGCCCGGAATCGTTGGGTTTGGAGTACCGCCCTGGAATGGCGGAGAAAACCGTGGCTCCCAATCAGGACCGGGATCGCCTGGGACGGCAGCAGTTTTACCCAATGGGGATTAGGTCTCGGTTTTGAGACCGAATTGCTGGAACTGAACCTCGGTTTATCCTTCGAACGGGGGATGTGGATTCATACACTGAAGGGGATGACCTTTTCCCTTGGGATGACGTACAGAATACTACCTGACTAGTACTTTGCTGTTTATTTCGGGGTTCGAATTAACAGAATAATCCCGCCGATAATAAAAATGATATTGCCCATCCAGACAGAGAGCATTGGTGGCAGTAATCCCTGAAATCCCATTACCTGCCCCACCTTGATAATCGCATAATACGTAAAAATGATAAACAGGCTCAGCCCTGCGCCGAACGCCAACCCTCCCTTCCGCTGGGTCGCAACCAGCGGTAAGCCAAAGAGGACAACGACAAAATTGGTAAACGCAAAAGCAATTTTATAGTATAGGTTGACTTCCCATTTCCGTGGATCGATACCCAGGGAACGCAACTGTTCGATAAATTCAGACAGCTCACCGTAATCCATCTTTGCCGGATCAAGGGCTTCCTTTAAGATCTCCTGTGGTTTGACCTGAAGCGCGACATTCAACGTCCCGGGGCTCGATTCCACTACTCGTTCAGAATTCTGCTTTGTAAACGTGCGGACAACGTAATCCGTCACGAACCAGCTCGACGACGAATCGATATAAAATATTTTTTCGGCATCAATGCGTTTGGTAATTCGCCCCGATTCCAGATACTGAATAGAGGTTTGATTCCCCACCATACTGTTGCCATTGAATCGGTCAATAACCAGGTTGCGTTCCGGGGTATCCTGAATAAATATATCGTTACGCTGCAAATTCTGTTTCGGCGGCCGCTTATTAATATACTGGTCTTTGTACTCTTCCAGTTTTCGGTCCGTATGTACCTTCACCTGATCATCGAAGACAAACGAGCCACAACTCATGAAAAATGCAAAAATCAGAAGGGGGGCCGTAATTCGATACAGGCTTACGCCTGAGGCTTTCATTGCCGTGAGTTCGTTGTTTCTGGACAGGGTCCCAATACTAAAAATACTGGCTATCAGCATCGACATCGGCAGTGCAGTGCTGATGAAAAACGGGACGTTGAGTACATAATACGTTAAAATCTGCGAACGGTTCAGGCCGGCATCGATGAACTTATCAACGTTCTCAACCACATCAACAATCAAAAAGATAGTCAGAAAGGCGATCATCGAATAGAGGAATAGCGCAATAAACTTGCGTAACAGGTATTTGTCCAGGAGTTTCATCCCGGAAAACTACAATTCCCACCTTTGAAAGACAACGAAACTTTGCATGGGATTCCCGGCTGCAATCCCGGCGATAGCAAGTACCACTTTACTTTATCAGAGGACTTCTCTAACATATTTTCCGATTCGTTTGGAATTAAAATCCAACCACCATAATTGAAAAAAGTCCTTTCCATATTGATAGTGGCCCTGCTGCTTTTCGGAGCAGGAAAGCAATGTAGAGCGCAGAACCTTGAATTACCGCCGGTTATTCTCAAAGATGTCGAATTCTCAATGACGTTCTCTGACTTGCCTGATACCGCAGCACTAAAGATTACAGGAGACCAGATTGAAACACCGGATGAATTGTCGTTCCCCATTTTAGTCAATAATGAGTATACCCTTAGCGGGATACAATTGACTAAAACCGGCTCGCAAACAATTTATTGGACCGTGAATAATGTCCGATATTCCCAATCAGTTACTGTCCTGCCCGGTGTGCTCAGCCTGCTGCCACCATTGCTGGCAATCCTGATGGCATTGTTGACCAGGCAAATTCTGCTCTCTTTATTTGCGGGAATTTGGCTTGGGGCGATCTTCGTCTATGATTACTCCCTTCTTGACGGGTTGCTGCGACTGCTGGATACCTATTTAGTCGACTCCTTGACTGAGCCATCCCACGCGTCAATAATCCTGTTCACTTTGGCATTTGGAGGGATGGTTGGTGTCCTCGCCAAGAATGGGGGAATGCAGGGTATCGTTGACAAAATATCTAAATTGGCCTCCGGAAATCGCAGTGGCCAGCTCTCCACCATGGCGATGGGTTTGCTCATTTTTTTCGATGACTATGCAAACACTCTACTGG is a window of Candidatus Neomarinimicrobiota bacterium DNA encoding:
- a CDS encoding LptF/LptG family permease, which translates into the protein MKLLDKYLLRKFIALFLYSMIAFLTIFLIVDVVENVDKFIDAGLNRSQILTYYVLNVPFFISTALPMSMLIASIFSIGTLSRNNELTAMKASGVSLYRITAPLLIFAFFMSCGSFVFDDQVKVHTDRKLEEYKDQYINKRPPKQNLQRNDIFIQDTPERNLVIDRFNGNSMVGNQTSIQYLESGRITKRIDAEKIFYIDSSSSWFVTDYVVRTFTKQNSERVVESSPGTLNVALQVKPQEILKEALDPAKMDYGELSEFIEQLRSLGIDPRKWEVNLYYKIAFAFTNFVVVLFGLPLVATQRKGGLAFGAGLSLFIIFTYYAIIKVGQVMGFQGLLPPMLSVWMGNIIFIIGGIILLIRTPK
- a CDS encoding DUF5723 family protein; its protein translation is MMRRIILIVFGGVLFPVLLAGQARQNAVVTSLAGTYTTHSRGVDAVGWNPANLGFPEERPFSWSLVNINGAAHNNAFSIAQYNRFSGANLENENRKTDLLESISSDGWRWTMDMHTSVPGISFSVTNWAFTSDLIVLNDISIPKDLFKFLFTGNTENDSLVFDFSQETLALGMHSFSFGMPFQAFSLGISLKYLNGLYYSGMTYQEGALYTTPEAITGVMHYQEQEAVGGNGVAVDIGVTTREREDWQFGMAINNLGGKMKWGKATPTARFVSGTLSQLLPIDEIARTTNHFYGLDSLNGESLYRKDMSDLVIDSVSVMEGTEQFTVKYPTMFRFGGSYALPDYYLKVMMDFRTGFEDRFFARNRWVWSTALEWRRKPWLPIRTGIAWDGSSFTQWGLGLGFETELLELNLGLSFERGMWIHTLKGMTFSLGMTYRILPD